A genomic region of Sporomusaceae bacterium contains the following coding sequences:
- the thiD gene encoding bifunctional hydroxymethylpyrimidine kinase/phosphomethylpyrimidine kinase yields MKTALTVAGSDSSGGAGIQADLKTFSALGVFGMSVITAITAQNTCGVTNIRELDEEIIVDQIAAVYEDIPVGAVKVGMLSSAAITRVVAGALVRHGATNIVVDPVMVAKSGSRLLKPEAVDALIRYLFPVADVVTPNLHEAAEIVGFPVGDRAAMERAAIVIKAMGPKYVVVKGGHLPGAACDLFYDGVEFAVLANKRIETKHTHGTGCTFSSAIAAGLAKGMSVFEAVTAAKRYITVAITHGFPLGKGVGPTHHFYELYSQAGVASEGE; encoded by the coding sequence ATGAAAACAGCACTTACGGTCGCAGGCTCGGATTCAAGCGGCGGCGCCGGGATTCAGGCAGACCTCAAAACCTTTTCCGCCCTTGGCGTCTTCGGCATGAGCGTGATTACCGCTATTACGGCGCAAAATACGTGTGGCGTGACCAATATTCGCGAACTGGATGAGGAAATAATCGTCGACCAGATTGCAGCGGTTTATGAGGATATTCCGGTGGGAGCGGTGAAGGTCGGCATGTTGTCGAGCGCCGCTATTACCCGTGTTGTCGCCGGCGCGCTCGTCAGGCACGGCGCCACGAACATTGTCGTCGATCCGGTGATGGTTGCCAAAAGCGGTAGTCGTCTCTTGAAACCCGAGGCGGTCGATGCTCTTATCCGGTATTTGTTTCCCGTCGCCGATGTGGTAACACCCAATCTCCATGAAGCAGCCGAGATCGTCGGCTTTCCTGTGGGCGACCGCGCAGCGATGGAACGGGCGGCAATCGTCATCAAGGCTATGGGGCCGAAGTACGTGGTGGTGAAAGGCGGACATTTGCCTGGAGCGGCCTGCGATCTTTTTTATGACGGCGTCGAGTTTGCCGTTCTTGCCAATAAACGTATTGAGACCAAGCATACTCACGGAACAGGCTGCACTTTCTCATCCGCCATCGCCGCTGGTCTGGCCAAAGGCATGTCTGTCTTCGAGGCCGTCACGGCGGCCAAACGCTATATCACCGTTGCAATCACACACGGGTTTCCTCTAGGAAAAGGCGTCGGGCCGACACACCATTTCTATGAGCTTTATTCCCAGGCAGGCGTGGCAAGCGAAGGAGAATGA
- a CDS encoding ABC transporter substrate-binding protein, producing MKRKTGVILAVFLALTLIIVGCGQPQTAPAAAKGPAWAPALLPLQQETVVKVGMKQVVSDSGVLIGMAKGYYKDLGIKIEPVQFNTGQEMINALAAGQLDVGATVTASGLFNAMSRDIPVKIVADKGINVPGKGYYRLVIRKDLVGAINDFADLRSRKIAVVGTASLDEIALDRVLNKGGMSTKDVDLQVIRSFPDMLVSLGNKSIDAAMVIEPFIAVGIAKGIVDPWKDPAEYDPDAQTALLVFGTSMTTRPDVANRFMTAYVKSHRDYNDAFFKDKGKKELIDLLCKYSVVKDPVMYEKMFPVGLNPDGYLRMKGIEMDLAWYKQRNLLKTDIKLQEVVDNKYVDFALNVLGKYK from the coding sequence ATGAAGAGAAAAACAGGCGTTATCCTGGCCGTATTCCTGGCCCTAACCTTGATAATCGTCGGCTGCGGCCAGCCTCAAACCGCCCCGGCAGCAGCCAAAGGCCCGGCCTGGGCGCCGGCGCTCTTGCCGCTACAGCAGGAAACGGTTGTCAAGGTTGGCATGAAACAGGTCGTCTCCGATTCCGGTGTCCTGATCGGCATGGCCAAAGGCTACTATAAAGATCTGGGCATCAAAATCGAGCCTGTCCAGTTCAATACCGGCCAGGAAATGATCAACGCCCTGGCGGCCGGGCAGCTCGACGTGGGCGCCACCGTAACCGCATCCGGCCTGTTTAACGCCATGTCCCGCGACATCCCCGTAAAAATCGTCGCCGACAAAGGCATCAACGTCCCCGGCAAAGGGTACTACCGTCTCGTCATCCGCAAGGACCTCGTCGGCGCCATCAACGACTTCGCCGACCTGCGCAGCCGGAAGATCGCCGTCGTCGGCACCGCTTCGCTTGATGAAATCGCTCTCGACCGCGTCCTCAACAAGGGCGGCATGTCCACCAAAGACGTCGACCTGCAAGTCATCCGCTCCTTCCCCGATATGCTTGTCTCCCTGGGCAATAAAAGCATCGACGCCGCCATGGTCATCGAGCCCTTCATCGCCGTAGGCATCGCCAAAGGCATCGTCGACCCCTGGAAAGACCCAGCCGAATACGACCCTGACGCCCAGACCGCCCTGTTGGTCTTCGGCACGAGCATGACAACCCGGCCGGACGTCGCCAACCGTTTCATGACTGCCTACGTTAAATCCCACCGCGACTACAACGATGCTTTCTTCAAGGACAAAGGCAAAAAAGAGCTCATCGATCTCCTGTGCAAATACTCGGTCGTCAAAGACCCTGTCATGTACGAAAAAATGTTCCCTGTAGGCCTTAACCCTGACGGCTACCTGCGCATGAAAGGCATCGAAATGGACCTGGCCTGGTATAAACAGCGCAACCTTTTGAAAACCGACATCAAACTCCAGGAAGTCGTTGATAACAAGTACGTCGATTTTGCCCTAAACGTACTCGGCAAATACAAGTAA
- a CDS encoding ABC transporter permease: protein MAKLPNGGLFIRVVSVLSPLTLLIAWEILARVNAIDTRLFSSPSLIIQAFVPLLFSGELIYNTAVSVQRVILGFIVGAVPGIILGISMGLSPFVRSAVEPMIAATYPIPKLAIMPLILLVFGLGETSKVFTIAIGVFYLVVINTMAGVLDIDKIYLDVARNYGANRRDFYLTVAFPGALPMIFAGLKLGMGMALILIVAAELSAAKAGVGWMIWRAYDMFDIEQMFVALIVLSVLGYIFSLLLDAVERWIVPWKQT from the coding sequence ATGGCAAAACTCCCTAACGGCGGCCTGTTCATCCGCGTCGTCTCCGTCCTGTCGCCGCTGACCTTGCTTATCGCCTGGGAAATCCTCGCCCGTGTCAATGCCATCGACACTAGGCTTTTCTCCAGTCCCAGCCTCATCATCCAGGCGTTCGTTCCTCTCCTGTTCTCGGGAGAGCTGATCTACAACACTGCCGTAAGCGTCCAGCGCGTCATCCTCGGCTTCATAGTCGGAGCCGTGCCGGGGATCATCCTCGGCATCAGTATGGGGTTATCGCCCTTCGTCCGTTCGGCCGTCGAGCCGATGATCGCCGCTACATACCCCATCCCCAAGCTGGCCATCATGCCCCTCATCCTCCTCGTCTTCGGCCTGGGCGAAACCTCGAAAGTCTTTACCATCGCCATCGGCGTCTTCTACCTCGTCGTTATCAACACCATGGCCGGCGTGCTCGACATCGACAAAATCTACCTCGACGTCGCCCGCAACTACGGGGCTAACCGGCGGGACTTCTATCTCACCGTCGCCTTCCCCGGCGCCCTGCCGATGATCTTCGCCGGCCTCAAACTTGGGATGGGTATGGCTCTCATCCTTATCGTCGCCGCCGAGTTATCGGCCGCCAAGGCCGGCGTAGGGTGGATGATATGGCGCGCTTACGACATGTTCGACATTGAGCAGATGTTCGTCGCCTTAATAGTCCTCTCCGTCCTCGGCTACATCTTCTCGCTGCTCCTCGACGCCGTCGAACGCTGGATCGTCCCCTGGAAACAAACTTGA
- a CDS encoding ABC transporter ATP-binding protein gives MACGTGITLRNVNKTFSAQGGTVDALQDVSLDIGGGEFFCIVGPSGCGKTTLLRILAGLEDSTGGEVCIPAAPNGRPLNSMVFQEQSVFPWMTVRNNVAYGLRLRGFGRKERHAIADRYIRMIGLTKFADAYPHQLSGGMKQRVSVARAFANDPEILLMDEPFGALDEQNRILLQQELLRIWEESRKTTVFITHSIDEALCLGDRVMVMTAHPGRIKSIVDIDLPRPRDIAAIRTTLRYNQLFQTIWLTLRDEVLKGKEIELAH, from the coding sequence TTGGCCTGCGGAACCGGAATTACTCTCAGAAACGTCAACAAAACCTTCAGCGCCCAGGGAGGCACCGTTGACGCCCTCCAGGATGTCAGCCTCGACATCGGCGGCGGCGAATTCTTCTGCATCGTCGGCCCCTCCGGCTGCGGCAAAACCACCCTGCTGAGAATTCTTGCCGGTCTTGAAGACAGCACCGGCGGCGAAGTCTGCATTCCCGCCGCTCCAAACGGCCGCCCGCTGAACTCGATGGTTTTTCAGGAGCAAAGTGTTTTCCCCTGGATGACAGTAAGAAACAACGTGGCGTACGGTTTGAGGCTTCGTGGTTTCGGCAGAAAAGAGCGCCATGCCATCGCCGACCGCTACATCCGCATGATCGGCCTCACAAAATTCGCCGACGCTTACCCCCATCAGCTCTCCGGCGGCATGAAGCAGCGGGTCAGCGTCGCCCGCGCCTTCGCCAACGACCCCGAAATCCTGCTCATGGACGAACCATTCGGCGCCCTCGACGAACAGAACCGCATCCTCCTTCAGCAAGAGCTCCTCCGAATTTGGGAAGAGAGCCGCAAAACTACCGTCTTCATCACCCACAGCATCGACGAGGCCCTCTGCCTAGGCGACCGGGTAATGGTCATGACCGCTCACCCCGGCCGCATCAAAAGCATCGTCGACATCGACCTCCCCCGCCCCCGCGACATCGCCGCCATCCGCACCACCCTCCGCTACAACCAGTTATTCCAAACCATCTGGCTTACCCTGCGCGACGAGGTGCTGAAAGGCAAGGAAATAGAGCTTGCCCACTAG
- a CDS encoding terminase small subunit, producing the protein MAGVKGLTHRQQAFVREYASRGNVLQAARAAGVKSPESSGYRMMRNAKVQAAIAEVRGGVEAKLAGESAKALAILLNLMENAETDSVRLRAAQEVLDRARGRQGERRDEGDGRQGARTLLDYSDPAAVAARLEELWRRRRDKDDGQTAVRGEAGDGGGGDAER; encoded by the coding sequence ATGGCGGGGGTAAAAGGGCTGACGCACCGCCAGCAGGCGTTTGTGCGGGAGTATGCGAGCCGGGGTAATGTGCTGCAGGCGGCGCGGGCGGCGGGGGTGAAGAGCCCGGAGAGCTCGGGTTACCGGATGATGAGGAATGCGAAGGTGCAGGCGGCGATTGCCGAGGTGAGAGGCGGGGTGGAGGCGAAGCTGGCGGGGGAGTCGGCGAAGGCGCTGGCGATTTTGCTGAATCTGATGGAGAACGCGGAAACGGATTCGGTGCGGCTGAGGGCGGCCCAGGAGGTGCTGGACCGGGCCCGCGGCCGGCAGGGGGAGAGGCGCGACGAGGGGGACGGGCGGCAGGGAGCGAGGACGCTGCTGGATTATTCGGACCCGGCGGCGGTGGCGGCGAGGCTGGAGGAGCTGTGGCGGCGGCGCAGGGATAAGGATGACGGACAGACTGCCGTCAGGGGAGAGGCGGGAGACGGGGGCGGCGGCGATGCTGAGCGGTGA
- a CDS encoding YkvA family protein: MDETTGKLSLRQKARLLKSDILALFFALKHPATPWYVKALVALIVGYALSPVDFIPDFIPLLGYLDDVILLPLGIALAVRLIPPPVLDDCRRQAASYGNIMPKLWLGAAVILLLWLAIAYAVYRLLA; the protein is encoded by the coding sequence ATGGACGAAACCACGGGAAAATTATCCCTCCGACAAAAAGCCCGCCTCCTCAAAAGCGACATCCTCGCCCTCTTCTTTGCCCTCAAGCACCCTGCCACCCCCTGGTACGTCAAAGCCCTCGTCGCCCTCATAGTCGGCTACGCCCTAAGCCCCGTCGACTTCATCCCCGACTTCATCCCCCTCCTCGGCTACCTTGACGACGTCATCCTCCTCCCCCTCGGCATCGCCCTCGCCGTCAGGCTCATCCCGCCCCCCGTCCTCGACGACTGCCGCCGCCAGGCCGCCTCTTACGGCAACATCATGCCCAAACTCTGGCTCGGCGCCGCCGTCATCCTCCTCCTCTGGCTCGCCATCGCCTATGCCGTCTACCGCCTCCTCGCCTAA
- a CDS encoding hotdog domain-containing protein — protein MREFVSHHLIKGQDLNHHGTLYAGRGAEWFVEAGFAAAASMTNPENVVCLKIHGMTFKRPVRKGEIIRYISKVVHATRTKLVSYVKVEHANDDEVIVDGFMTFVHVDLEGKSLPHGLVIEPSDDEEAELQERAKQL, from the coding sequence GTGAGAGAGTTCGTATCCCATCACCTTATCAAGGGACAGGATCTCAACCATCACGGGACACTGTACGCCGGCCGCGGCGCCGAATGGTTCGTGGAGGCCGGGTTTGCCGCCGCCGCGTCCATGACAAATCCGGAGAATGTCGTTTGCCTTAAGATTCACGGGATGACCTTTAAGCGACCTGTCCGCAAGGGCGAGATCATCAGGTATATCAGCAAGGTGGTTCATGCTACGCGGACCAAGCTGGTATCGTATGTGAAGGTGGAGCACGCTAACGACGACGAGGTTATCGTCGATGGGTTCATGACGTTCGTGCATGTCGACCTGGAGGGCAAGTCTCTGCCGCACGGGCTGGTGATCGAGCCGAGCGACGATGAGGAGGCCGAGCTACAGGAGCGGGCCAAGCAGCTTTGA
- a CDS encoding phosphodiester glycosidase family protein, whose translation MIRLSLPTNIYIRFLVLNLAFLILTGPFLVIFGPFENIKRSVIGAVMTSRHPHYITWLLSDRQIKDILGETNQGQTVRQQALQFTKREDDSLRLINITGGRFKGYLLEVPNPARVKVATARDIQEIGDTVSTIALNNNAIAAINAGGFFDPEGTGTGRLPWGIIVRDGKFLVGGDIKESIDVVGLSKSNMLVTGNHTIAEMKAMNVAEAVTFGPSLIKNGKKLITQGDGGWGIAPRTAIGQRKDGTILFLVIDGRQPGYSIGATLLDVQNILFEQGAYTAANLDGGSSATLFYNGKVINKPADMLGERMVPTAFIVK comes from the coding sequence ATGATAAGGTTGTCATTACCGACAAACATTTATATACGGTTTCTGGTTCTCAATCTGGCGTTTCTGATTCTTACCGGGCCGTTTCTGGTTATTTTCGGCCCGTTTGAGAATATCAAGCGCAGTGTTATCGGGGCGGTCATGACTTCCCGCCATCCCCACTATATAACGTGGTTGCTTTCCGACCGTCAGATCAAGGATATCCTCGGTGAAACCAATCAGGGGCAGACGGTGCGGCAGCAGGCCCTGCAGTTCACGAAGCGGGAGGATGATTCGCTGCGCCTGATCAATATCACGGGGGGCCGATTCAAGGGTTATCTGCTGGAAGTGCCCAACCCGGCAAGGGTTAAGGTGGCTACGGCGCGCGATATCCAGGAGATCGGCGACACGGTCAGCACGATCGCGCTCAACAATAACGCGATTGCGGCGATCAACGCCGGCGGGTTCTTCGATCCCGAGGGCACGGGGACGGGACGCCTGCCGTGGGGGATCATCGTCCGCGACGGGAAGTTCCTGGTGGGCGGCGATATCAAGGAGAGCATTGATGTCGTAGGGCTTTCGAAGAGCAATATGCTGGTAACCGGCAATCATACTATCGCGGAGATGAAGGCGATGAATGTCGCCGAGGCGGTCACTTTCGGACCGTCGCTGATCAAAAACGGCAAGAAGCTTATTACCCAGGGCGACGGAGGGTGGGGGATCGCCCCGCGCACCGCTATCGGCCAGCGCAAGGACGGGACGATTCTTTTCCTTGTTATCGACGGCCGCCAGCCGGGGTATTCGATCGGGGCGACGCTGCTCGACGTCCAGAATATTCTTTTTGAGCAGGGAGCCTATACAGCGGCCAATCTCGACGGCGGCTCAAGCGCGACGCTTTTCTACAACGGCAAGGTTATCAACAAACCGGCCGATATGCTGGGCGAGCGCATGGTGCCGACGGCGTTTATCGTTAAGTAG
- a CDS encoding polysaccharide deacetylase family protein, with product MKRFLAVSIVAFALAGVLLAGCAGAGGKPVAPAGEQSVKPVAAEPVKTPPPAGVPVLMYHKIGEERGNDAVISAARFAEHMEFLHKNGYRTLSLAELEAYLGGRAELPPKPVVLTFDDGYRDTYEIALPVLKKYGFKSTLFIPAGETDRRLTWEELREMKAGGMEIGSHSFSHRDLGVMTPTQQAAEIERSKEVLDRNLGQDSRYFCYPNGSYDGETLRLLKARGFSLAVTIEPGWVKRGDNPLLLKRVWMGNGVDLKHFEARLTSENYPIL from the coding sequence ATGAAACGATTTTTGGCAGTAAGTATTGTGGCGTTCGCATTGGCTGGCGTCTTGTTGGCAGGCTGCGCGGGGGCGGGCGGAAAGCCCGTGGCGCCGGCCGGCGAGCAGTCTGTTAAGCCTGTCGCGGCTGAGCCGGTTAAAACGCCGCCGCCGGCCGGGGTGCCGGTGCTGATGTATCATAAGATCGGCGAGGAGAGGGGTAACGACGCGGTGATTTCCGCGGCCCGCTTCGCCGAGCATATGGAGTTTCTCCATAAGAACGGTTATCGCACGCTTTCCCTGGCCGAGCTGGAGGCTTACCTGGGCGGCCGGGCGGAGTTGCCGCCGAAGCCGGTGGTGCTGACGTTCGACGACGGTTATCGCGATACTTACGAGATCGCGCTGCCGGTGCTGAAGAAGTACGGTTTCAAGAGTACGCTGTTTATCCCCGCCGGGGAGACCGACCGGCGCCTCACCTGGGAGGAGCTGCGGGAGATGAAGGCGGGCGGAATGGAGATCGGCTCGCATAGTTTTTCCCACCGCGATCTGGGTGTGATGACGCCTACGCAGCAGGCGGCGGAGATCGAGCGTTCCAAGGAGGTCCTCGACCGGAACTTGGGACAGGACAGCCGTTATTTCTGTTATCCCAACGGCAGTTATGACGGCGAGACGCTGCGGCTGCTGAAGGCAAGGGGGTTTAGCCTGGCGGTGACGATCGAGCCGGGGTGGGTGAAGCGCGGCGATAACCCGCTGCTGCTGAAGAGGGTCTGGATGGGCAACGGGGTCGACCTGAAGCATTTCGAGGCGCGGCTGACCAGCGAGAATTACCCGATCCTTTAG
- a CDS encoding lactate utilization protein, whose product MIVKQDQWCNDVEGWQRETLGKRVVEALKANWFDALYVPDREAATQYVLGYCVPGKVVAHGGSATLTRDMAIIDKIKATGATLIENAYGEPEAMFEARRKQLMSDVYLCSVNALTMEGYLVSVDGTGNRTGAMTFGPRKVIVVAGTNKIVPDLASAWQRMERVAGPMNLRRLNAPTPCVQTGYCMDCKADKRGCRIYTVLKRRPMLTDITVVVVGENLGF is encoded by the coding sequence ATGATTGTGAAACAGGATCAATGGTGCAACGATGTGGAGGGCTGGCAGCGCGAGACGCTGGGCAAGCGGGTGGTGGAGGCGCTGAAGGCCAATTGGTTCGATGCGCTGTATGTGCCTGACCGCGAGGCTGCTACGCAGTATGTGCTGGGGTACTGCGTCCCCGGCAAGGTGGTTGCTCACGGCGGGTCGGCGACGCTGACGCGGGATATGGCGATCATCGACAAAATAAAGGCTACGGGGGCGACGCTGATCGAGAATGCTTACGGCGAGCCGGAGGCGATGTTCGAGGCGCGGCGCAAGCAACTGATGAGTGATGTGTATCTTTGCAGCGTGAACGCGCTGACGATGGAAGGGTATCTGGTAAGCGTGGACGGCACCGGCAACCGCACCGGGGCGATGACGTTCGGGCCGCGGAAGGTGATCGTGGTGGCGGGGACGAATAAGATCGTGCCCGATCTGGCGAGCGCCTGGCAGCGAATGGAGAGAGTGGCGGGGCCGATGAATCTGAGGCGCCTCAATGCGCCGACGCCGTGCGTGCAGACCGGCTATTGCATGGATTGCAAGGCCGATAAGCGCGGTTGCCGGATCTATACGGTGCTGAAGCGGCGGCCGATGCTGACCGATATCACGGTGGTGGTGGTCGGCGAGAATCTGGGATTTTAA
- a CDS encoding DUF169 domain-containing protein: MRSEIAARLKLRYGPVAIVLTEEKPVGALEFQEGKWGCVAAMLSAAAKGRQAVFGRGRHGCPGGGVGLGLCAAFPDTPGGFDYFLSTGRGEGFPPGEGYKKTPELAASFREWLPTAEIPSKYVAFKPLEAVTEGEEPAVVVFYANADQLSALVVLANYGRPGGDNVIAPFSAGCHSAFLIPWHEGKQPRPRAVVGMTDISARPFIDADLLSFSAPLAMFREMEANVPGSFLDRHDWQKVAARLEK; the protein is encoded by the coding sequence ATGAGGAGTGAGATTGCGGCGCGTCTGAAGCTGCGGTACGGGCCTGTAGCTATTGTGCTTACAGAGGAGAAGCCGGTCGGGGCGCTCGAGTTTCAGGAAGGTAAATGGGGCTGCGTGGCGGCGATGCTGTCGGCGGCAGCCAAGGGCCGGCAGGCGGTGTTCGGCCGCGGGCGCCACGGCTGCCCGGGCGGCGGCGTGGGTCTTGGGTTATGCGCTGCGTTCCCGGATACGCCGGGCGGGTTCGATTATTTTTTGTCGACCGGCCGGGGCGAGGGCTTTCCGCCGGGCGAGGGCTATAAGAAGACGCCCGAGCTGGCGGCAAGCTTCAGGGAATGGCTGCCGACTGCAGAAATACCGAGCAAGTATGTGGCCTTTAAGCCGCTGGAGGCGGTGACGGAGGGCGAGGAGCCGGCGGTGGTCGTGTTTTACGCGAATGCCGACCAGCTGTCGGCGCTGGTGGTGCTGGCCAATTACGGCCGGCCGGGCGGTGATAATGTGATCGCCCCGTTTTCGGCGGGCTGCCATTCGGCGTTCCTCATCCCGTGGCACGAGGGGAAGCAGCCCCGGCCGCGGGCGGTGGTGGGGATGACGGATATCAGCGCCCGGCCGTTCATTGACGCCGATCTTTTGTCGTTTTCGGCGCCGCTGGCAATGTTCCGGGAGATGGAGGCCAATGTGCCCGGCAGTTTCCTCGACAGGCACGACTGGCAGAAGGTGGCCGCCCGCCTTGAGAAGTGA
- a CDS encoding GIY-YIG nuclease family protein, which translates to MASSTAFTYMVACADGTLYTGWTTDLEARLAAHNAGTGARYTRGRGPVALVYWEEYGDQGQARRRECEIKKLDRRRKEALVASGCRPAPTGEKP; encoded by the coding sequence ATGGCGAGTAGCACTGCTTTCACGTATATGGTCGCGTGTGCCGACGGGACGCTTTACACCGGCTGGACGACCGATCTGGAAGCAAGGCTGGCCGCCCACAACGCCGGCACGGGGGCGCGGTATACGCGCGGCCGGGGGCCGGTGGCGCTGGTTTACTGGGAGGAGTACGGCGACCAGGGCCAGGCGCGGCGGCGAGAGTGCGAAATCAAGAAATTGGACAGGCGGCGGAAGGAGGCGCTGGTCGCTTCCGGATGCCGGCCTGCGCCAACGGGGGAAAAGCCATGA
- a CDS encoding peptidylprolyl isomerase, with protein MEKNPTAKFETTLGEFTVELFADKAPVTVENFVTLAKKGYYDGVIFHRVIPGFMIQGGDPTGTGRGGPGYAIPDEFHPELMHDVPGILSMANAGPNTGGSQFFVTVAATPWLNNRHAVFGKVVSGMDVVDKISTVKRDGGDRPIEPVEMKKVTVDGE; from the coding sequence ATGGAGAAGAATCCGACCGCGAAGTTCGAGACTACTTTGGGCGAGTTCACTGTGGAGCTGTTCGCCGATAAGGCGCCGGTGACGGTGGAGAATTTCGTCACGCTGGCGAAGAAGGGATATTACGACGGGGTTATTTTTCATCGGGTGATTCCGGGGTTCATGATCCAGGGCGGCGACCCGACGGGGACGGGCAGAGGCGGCCCAGGGTACGCAATCCCGGACGAGTTTCACCCCGAACTTATGCACGATGTTCCCGGAATCCTGTCGATGGCAAATGCCGGGCCGAACACGGGCGGGTCGCAGTTTTTCGTGACTGTGGCGGCGACGCCGTGGCTGAACAACCGCCACGCGGTATTCGGCAAGGTGGTGTCCGGCATGGATGTGGTGGATAAGATCAGCACGGTGAAACGGGATGGCGGCGACCGGCCGATCGAGCCGGTGGAGATGAAAAAGGTTACGGTTGATGGCGAGTAG
- a CDS encoding MFS transporter — protein MAGSADDDARRLTALAYFMMMSIGVTFSLAGVTTKQIAATFAVDTGLVGYVFTLFSVGYSAAIFGNGFLLDRVDTGRETALAAAAAGLAALAATLLPSLAAFAAAIFAYGVFLGVLCSVGYFVIVNLYDEAVRAAKLNVLNFFFSVGSVAAPVLAGLALQRGASWQAVFQATAPLAFAAAAWALSARFTLRPPAPRLAGPDGDRSRWGWPVYVIGAALICYVISEMAFTYWLVTYMMDRLAADVATAGLALSLFWVTMGSGRLAAGPLIVRLGVGRYIGGFSLLAAGAFAALLTADTPAAALWLTAAMGAGYSGLYPTILSLGTELVPGPSPRLTTFFLSVGAGGGIMALLLSSWLKQVAGVGAVMTFAASLLAAMALLVWTAGRGRRCPAGGEE, from the coding sequence ATGGCCGGCAGCGCGGATGATGACGCCAGGCGGCTGACCGCTCTGGCGTATTTCATGATGATGTCGATCGGCGTGACTTTCAGCCTGGCCGGGGTGACTACTAAGCAGATCGCCGCCACGTTCGCGGTGGATACGGGATTGGTGGGGTATGTTTTCACGCTGTTTTCGGTCGGCTACAGCGCGGCGATCTTCGGCAACGGTTTTCTGCTGGACCGGGTGGATACCGGTCGGGAGACGGCGCTGGCCGCTGCGGCGGCCGGGCTGGCTGCGCTGGCGGCGACGCTGTTGCCGTCGCTGGCGGCGTTCGCGGCGGCGATTTTTGCTTATGGCGTTTTCCTGGGCGTATTGTGCTCGGTGGGCTATTTCGTTATCGTGAATTTGTACGATGAGGCGGTCCGGGCGGCCAAGCTGAATGTGCTGAATTTCTTTTTCAGCGTCGGGTCGGTGGCGGCGCCGGTACTGGCCGGCCTGGCCCTGCAGCGCGGCGCCTCGTGGCAGGCGGTGTTTCAGGCGACGGCGCCGCTGGCGTTCGCGGCGGCGGCCTGGGCGCTTTCCGCCCGGTTCACGCTCCGGCCGCCGGCGCCCCGGCTGGCGGGACCGGACGGCGACCGTTCCCGGTGGGGATGGCCGGTTTATGTCATCGGGGCGGCGCTGATCTGTTATGTTATTTCGGAAATGGCGTTTACTTATTGGCTTGTTACGTATATGATGGACCGCCTGGCGGCGGATGTGGCGACAGCCGGTTTGGCGCTGTCGCTGTTCTGGGTGACGATGGGGTCTGGCCGGCTGGCGGCGGGCCCGCTGATCGTCCGGCTGGGAGTGGGGCGCTATATCGGCGGGTTTTCGCTGCTGGCGGCCGGCGCTTTCGCGGCGCTGCTGACGGCGGATACGCCCGCGGCGGCGCTCTGGCTGACGGCCGCGATGGGCGCGGGTTATTCCGGTCTTTATCCGACGATCCTGTCTTTGGGCACTGAGCTTGTGCCGGGGCCGTCGCCCCGCCTGACGACGTTTTTTCTTTCGGTCGGCGCGGGGGGCGGTATTATGGCGCTGCTGCTGTCGAGCTGGCTGAAGCAGGTGGCCGGCGTTGGCGCGGTGATGACGTTTGCGGCGTCTTTGCTGGCAGCTATGGCGCTGCTGGTGTGGACGGCGGGACGCGGGAGGAGATGCCCGGCCGGTGGCGAAGAATAG